The genomic stretch GCCATCCGCCTGAGTTCCTTCACACTCATGATGACCCTGTCCTCTCTGACCATCCGGCCCTCCTTGTGAGGGCGGGCAGTCTATCAGTGAAGAGGACATTTCTATCTTGGCGAAAGCGGACATTATCATTTTGGGATTACACAGGTCACCAGTTTGGCTTGCCTTTTACGCTTTTGTTGAACTAACCTTCATGCCTCGCTAGCCAGAGAACCGGCACTCATTCATCCAGTTCAAAACAGTAGGAGATACAACATCGTGAAAACCACATCGCTCAAAGCCTTCGCGTGCACAATGGCACTGCTCGCGTCTTTCCCGTTCACTGCGGCCAGCGCCGAAACCGATGTGAGCCCTGCGGAAGCCCGCGCCATCGCCAAGGAAGCCTATATCTACAGCTTCCCGATGGTGGACAGCTACCGCATCCAGTACGCCTACTTCGTAAATCGCGAGAATCCCGAATTCAAGGCGCCCTGGAACCAAATCCGCAACATCCCTCGCGTCTTTACGCCCGAGGACAAGGCGGTGCAGACGCCCAACTCGGACACGCCGTACTCCATGGCCGGTCTCGACCTGCGCGCTGAACCCATCGTGCTCACCGTGCCGTCGATCGAGAAGGAACGCTATTTCAGCGTCCAGCTCATCGACCTCTACACGCACAATTTTGACTACCTTGGAAGTCGCGCAACCGGCAACGGTGGCGGCAGCTTCCTCATCGCAGGCCCGGGCTGGAAAGGCGAGACGCCCAAGGGCGTGACCAAGGTGATCCGCTCGGAAACCGAGATAGTGCTCGCCGCGTATCGCACGCAGTTGTTCAACCCGAGCGATCTCGACAACGTCAAGAAAGTCCAGGACGGTTACAAGGTGCAGCCACTGTCGGCGTTTCTCGGCCAGTCTGCACCAAAGGCTGCGCCGGTGATTGACTTCATCAAGCCGCTCACGCCGGAACAGCAGAAGACTTCTCTTGAGGTTTTCAACATCGTTAACTTCGTGCTCCAATTCTGCCCGACGCATCCGTCGGAAAAGGAACTCATGGCCCGCTTCGCCAAGATTGGCGTCGGTGCCGGCAAGACTTTCAATGCGAGCAAGCTCTCGCCTGAAGTAAAGGCGGCCATGGAGCAGGGCATCGCCGACGCCTGGGCCGCCTTCGCGGAGTTTAAGAAACAAGCTGATGCGGGGACAGTGACCGCCGGCGACGTCTTTGGCACGCGGGAGTATCTGAAGAACAATTACCTTTACCGCATGACCGCTGCGGTGCTCGGCATCTATGGCAATTCGAAGCAGGAAGCGATGTATCCGATGTATAGCGTTGATGCCGATGGTCAAAAGCTGGACGGTGCCAACCGCTATACCTTGCGCTTTGCACCGGGCCAATTGCCGCCCGTCAATGCGTTCTGGTCGCTGACCATGTATGAGCTGCCTGCGAGCCTGCTCGTGGCCAATCCGCTCAACCGCTACCTGCTCAACTCGCCAATGCTCCCCCAGTTCAAGCGCGATGCCGATGGCGGCCTGACGCTCTACATCCAGAACGAGTCGCCCGGCGCGGACAAGGAACCCAACTGGCTGCCGGCACCCAAAGGCCCCTTCATCATGTTCATGCGCCTCTATTGGCCGAAAGCCGAGGCGATGAACGGCACATGGAAGCAACCGCCGCTGCAGCGGGTGAAATAGGACAATGGATCGCGCTGCGGGTTGGCGATGGTCAGGTCAGCTAACTGCAAACCGCCGAGAAAGGGTGGTCTTTGTGTCTAACAACAATAAGCTCACAAAAAAGTTCTAAGATTTTGTTAAATACAGCAAATATCTCTTGTCCGCAGCGGGATACGGCACGGTACTGTCCGACGATGATCGGACAGTCTTCGTGTATTACCTCGCGGAAATTTCCAGCAATCTTAGAACGGCCTGATTTGAGCACCTCATAATTTCTCCTGTTTCTCGCTATCCAACACTGCTACCACGCTGCTACCAGGACAGGACAAACCAGCCCCATCAGGGCCCATATCGAGAGCATCCTGTGTTGTGGTTTCTTGTGGGGCTAGGTTGTCTGAGGTTGGACTAGCTGAAATTCGTAAACCGCAGGTCAGACTCTTAAGCTACTAAAGCAACCCCTTGAATATCAAAGCGAAGCGCGTCGGTTAATGACGGTGGAAACGGGTGCCCTCCACAGCCTTCGCTAAAGCTTCGGCTGGCAAACCAGCTTTCAAGCGAAGGCTGTCCCCCGAAGCTTTAGCGAAGGGGGACGGTTCATGAAATTCGTCTACCTCATCCAAAGTCTTGCAGTTCCAAATCAACGCTACATCGGCATCACCGCTGACCTCGATGAGCGGCTTCGAACCCACAATTCAGGCGGTTCGTCTCATACATCCAAATATCGTCCTTGGAAGATAGTGCTTCATCTCTGTTTTCAGGATGAGCAACGTGCGGTCGAATTTGAGCGGTACCTCAAGTCGGGCTCTGGACACGCCTTTGCGAAAAAGCGTTTCTGGTAAGCTCTTGAGTCCCTCCACCTCCAGAAAGTGAAGTGCCTCAGCACATCACTCTCCTAGCCTCGCATTTCTCATGAACATCTCCGCAACGATAGCCGACCCGCTGCTGCAATGAGTCTTCAGCCAGCGCCCGCGCCTATTGCACCGTCCTTCGTATTCCTCCTACAATACGCCACCCTGCGGGGCACCTATGCCCTTCTTGATTCGCCCATCCCGTCGTTTTCCGGTGTGTTGTCCCGTCACCTACCAGTGTGGAGACTTTCTAGGCCACGGCACTGTGTGGAATGTTTCTGCCTTAATCCTTCATCGGTAATGTGATATATTGTGCCAGGAATCATGCGAGAGATTATCTGAGTCCAGTTTAATCCCGTCCGCCCATCTCTTACAGCCCCGACGCCGATACTCACGTTCAAGCGTTTCTACCAGGATTGACTCGTCATCCAAAGCCACTTCTGCCGCGCTCACAACCGTCATCTTTGGGTTAAAAGCGCGCAGCGTCGCCATCCTAAAGAGGAGATATCCAATCTTGTTGTTTCGGGCGAATTGCGCGGAGGGGCTCCCTTGCTTCAGCTTCGATTTCAATTCGCACGCTTCATTCATCACTCATTCCCCCCTGGGATCTACCGACCTCTGCCGGATTGCAGAACTGACTCCGTCATCCGAGGAGCGCTCGAAGCAGGCAATTATTCACCCCATCACTGTGGGAATTAAGCAAGGGGTGTGCCGTTGCGGGTAAAGGAAGGTCAGTACAAGAACCTTGTATATAATCCAAGGAGAGAGGAGGGTTGATGGTGACATGCAGGAAGACTGTAGGAAAATTGGGCAGATTGCGAGTCAAACATCGTCTTTTTCGGCGGATAGGTTGTATGTGGGTGCCTACAGCAATTACGGTTACGAAGTAGTTAAGAAACAGTGTCGTTTCAGAGTGTGAGACCCACCGGCCCCGTCGTCTCCATCCTCGACGGCGACACCATCGAAGTCCTGAACGGCCACCATGCCGAACGTATTCGCCTCAGCGGCATCGACTGTCCAGACATGGGCCAAGCGTTCGGCAAACGAGCGAAGCAGGCCGCCTCAGCACTCGCCTTCGGCAAAGAAGTCACGCTCCGGACCCACGGCTACGATAAATACGAACGGACCCTGCCGATGTGCTGCTACCGGATGGAACCAACGGCAATCACACGCTGGTCAAAGACGGTTGGTGCTGGTGGTATCGGAAGTATGCGCCAGGAGATCGGTGCTGGAAGGTTTGGAGAAGGAAGCGGGGAAGCGCGGGAAGCGCGAAAAGGCTTGTGGGCTGAATCGTTGCCGGTGCCGCCGTGGGAGTGGCGAAAAATCAAACGGTAGTATGGGATAGTTCCACGACCCAGGACAATTCGTTCAATCCGATGAAACGGGCTGATCCGAGGAACCCGGCGAGTCCGATGAATCTGGGCACGTCTGGTGTGCTGGTTCAGGCAGCCTAGACGCAGGATCCGCAGCCAGAGGCCTAGAGGAAAGGGGAAAGGGGTTAGGGAATTTACCAGGTGGCATCTGTGTAGGTGATGCAGTAGGATAAAGATGGCGCCACAAGACACCGCGATGGAACCACGGCCTAATCCACGTTGGCCACGTGGGACATGCTTCGCCTGGGAACTATTGCGGAGTTGTCGCAAAGGCTCGATGCTCGATGGCACCGGGCCTTTGTTGTGTATTGAGGTCGAGGAGCCCGGCGGGCCCCATGAATCGGGGGGGCATATGGCGTGCAGTTTCAGCCGGTGGCGCCGTGGGAGTGGCGGAAGCGGAAATCGCGTGAGGAGGCAGGCTTATGTCTTGGCGTTGGCGCGCTTGGAGTAAGCCTGCGTCGCTCTCAGCGGCACCCGAATCGTGGGCCTAAATAAATCAGGTAGCGGCTGCCCTCCACCAAAGCAAAAATACATACCTAGCAGGCTGTTGACAAAGTTCGCCAGCGGCGTTCTCGCGGCGCTCAGAGGCTCAACGTACTGCAGAGAGTACGCTTCGCCTCGTCGCTTGCTGCGGCCTTGCTGGACGGCCTTTCTGAACAGCCTGCGATGGCTTCTGAACGGATCTGTGAGTATCCGCGCTCGATCGTCTTGGTAGCCATGTGGCAACAAGGCCATCTAGCCGCTTACCCTCCCATGAGATCTTGTCGGATGCCCCGCAGTCACTGCAGGTGGCCTGGCGCAATGGCAGTGGGGGAGGTTGACAGGTCCTTCGACAGCTCATAGCCTTACCACTGGCTCTAACGATCAGTTACCTATTCCGATACCGGAGCATCGGATTGCTGATGGGCCTGGTCCAGCAGCGCGCTACGGTTTCTCTGCCTTGGCCCGAAGGGCTTTAAGCATGTCCTTCTGATAGGACCCCATCAGGGCCCGAGCCACGGAACGCTTCGCCGAGGATCCAAATCCGGTGACCTGGTCCGTCGACACACGGCTGAGGTAGATCGCAACCATACCGTCCTGTGTTGGGAGTGCGATCACTCCTTGTTGCAGGCTGTTGTACGCATGGCTGGCGTAAAAGTGTCGATCCACGACGAGCGAGGCCTCGCCGATCCGAAAGTGCATGCGATGAGACAGCACGTAGGTCGGCCGCCCAAAGACTTCGACATTCATCCAGAAAAACTGTTCCTCGAACTCCTCGCCGTCTTTGATCTTGGTGGTCGGATGATTGAGTAGCACGTCGGACACAGAGGGAAGGTACTTGGCAAGGAGTTTCGACTGTTTGGTGGCAAGGGATAGTTCGTCGCGGGGGAAGACGTGCTGTCCGCTCTTGCGTGCGTAAGGCCGGATGCCGGCCAGGCCTTTCGTATGATAGGCCTGGTAGCGCGCCAGTAACTCCTCCCTTATCAGCGCCTCCACCTTTTGAATCGGCACCGCCCTGTCCTTGCTCGCCGACTTCAGCGCCTGAAAAGCCGCAATCTCCTTTGTATCCAAATTCAGGTCATTGCCTGGTCTCGCCTCGAGATATCGCCGGGCTTCTTTCTCTCCGTTCGGTTCCAGCTTCAGGCCAGTGAAGTCGGCCACCTCCCCGTCGCCCCCTGTCTTGCCATAGGCCGTGATTGCCGATTCCGTCTTGAACACGGTGGCCTCACGAAAGAGCTTGCCAACATTCTCCGCGCTTGTCTTGACTAGCAAGGCCATGCCGATGGCGAGTTCCCGATCCGATCCTTCCGTGGCTGTCCAGGTGACAATGTTGCCCTCCCGGATCTGCTGCCGGTCGCTATCCGAAACCTGCAACTCCCGCAACACTTCATCAGCGGTGGGCAGCGCTGATGCATCCGGAACGGACCAGCCTAACATCAGGCCTACGCAGATGCTTACGACGGTGCGGGTGGCGCCCAGGAGGTTTATGACACAACGGTGGAGGAGTCTTGATTCCATGGGTTCCTCTTTTGGTTTCCCCTGAGGGGCTTGCGCTTGGTACCACAGCGCTTTGGTTTTGAACGAGGGAAAGGATATACGCATCCCTGCGGAAAATCGAGTTGGCGTCAAAGGATGTCCACTCTGATTTTTGACCCGCTTATTGGCGCTCGACTATGGCGAACCTGTGGCTGAACGATCGAAAGGGGAGGGGGATTATGGGGAGTCGGCATCAGTCCTCACCCACCCAATCACTGTGATGTTCCTCTGATTCATATAGATAGCGTTCAATGGTCTCGGCGTCGAGACCGAACCTAAATTCCCTTCACCTGGCTGGAATCATGTGCGCCCATTGCAATGAGGTCGGGTTTTACCCTGGCGGCGCTGTCGAGAATGAGCGAGACTGGGTCCTGGGCTTCACACAATGTCTGGATGGAGGGAGTCTCAGCCGGCAGCAGGGTACGACACCGCTCAACGACTGAGCGAACAGCATCCACTAAGGCCGGAACTCGACGTTTTCTTGCAGCTTGGCTGCCTGGGCCACAGCATGGACAAGCACCACGTCGTCCGGCCGGTAATGTAACCCGATCTGTTCTAGAGCGGCAAAGGCTTCATCCGACCGATCTACTCCGGCTAAGATTCGCATTGTCGCCCCTCTTAGAATAAGAAAAGCGGGTGCAGTTCCGTGCCGATATGCTACTGGCCAATAATACCAAAGGACAAACCTTAATCATATGCCGTGCAAGAGAGGGCTGGTTCTGGTGGGGAAGTACGCACCTCGGGATGTCTGCTTTGAGGAACCGGGGAGAGAAGCGAGAGAGGCCAAGATATGGTTATGGACCGAAATAAATGAAAGCGCAGGAATCAACGATGGACGTAATGGGGTCCCTCAACCAGCCTTCGCTAAGGCTTCGGCTGGCAAGCCAAACGAGGAGAGTTGCGGCTGATAAACCCCTCCGGAATTCACTTTCTTCTCCTATCGTACTGATGGCGTCGAACCCATAGCCTCCCCCGTCCCCCCTCATTTGGCAGGCCGTTATTGGACAGCTTGCAGACCGAAGAGTATGATGATTCATCGTATGTTCCTCTGGGCACTCTGCGGAATCCTGACAGGCAGAACCGAGCCATGGCTTCGGTATTTTCCTATTACGTGGCCTGCTTCCGTTACTCCAGCGATCGTGACGACCATCTAACTCACTGGCCTCGTGCAGGTCACTGCTTCTACTCCTCCACACTAGACTATTCGCGACTTCAGTTTGACGGTCGAACTGATCCGCCTGCTTACATCTACGAATGTGAAGCCACGTATCCGCAACGCACCACACTCCTTCATGGAACTGCGGCGAATGACGCCGACGGGTCCACGAGGAAACCAAGGAGGTTGCTATGAAATCCTCCAGTAAGTTGCTGCGGGGGGTCCTCATGCTGTTGTTCGGGTTGGGCGTCGCCGGCTTAGTCTTGCCGAGCCGCGCGACGTCGGAAGAGACATCCGTGAGTCTGCCCGTTGAAATGGTGGCAGACTATGTGCACGCCGTGATTGAAGCGGATCGTGAGGTGTACACCAAGCACGTCGTTGAGCGGATGCAAGTCAAAGGGGTGGTCGTGGCCTCGGAGAACTGGGAGGAGATGAATACGCTGTTGCTCCCGGCTCAATTCTTGATGGAGTCTGGCCGGGTCATGGCAACTAGAGACATCGGCATGCGGTATCGATTGATCAGCCTCTGGCCGATCAACAAGCGGAACGTCGCCTCCAGCGAGTTCGAGAAGTTAGGCCTGGGTACTATTCTCACTCATCCGACCAAGCCCTATACTGGTTTCGTGAAGGTAGGAGGAGCCCGTTACTTCCAGGCCGTTTATCCGGATCTTGCGGTGACCCAGGCTTGCATCGGCTGCCATAATGCCCATCCGGACAGCCCCAAGCGAGACTTCAAGCTCAACGATGTCATGGGGGCGATGGTGATCAGTATTCCGGTGAAATAGTCCGTCCAAACAACCGGGGCCGCTTCTGCATCGAACACACGATGCAGAGGCGGGCCAACGCTGAGGGCAAGACGAAGGATTAGGGTTGATCGAATATACGAGCGGCGGGCGGTCAGCGCACCACGAGCACGGAGCAGCCGGCCCGATGTATGATCCCGTCTGACACGCTGCCACACACGAAACGATTGAGCCCCGTCCGCCCATGGGTGCTGACCACGATGAGGTCGTGGCTATGCCCAACTTCACACACGGTCGTGACGGGGTCACCAACACGGACATCGGTAGACACCGCGATGTGCGGACTGGCCAACGCTCGGGCCGTGTCATTCACAGTCTGTTCGGCATCCCGCTTACTTTGCTCAATCCTGCTCTTGAGTGTCGCCAGCAATTCCTCGCTGATATTGTGGAGCGGGGGGAGGACCGAAAGGATGGTGACCGTGACGGGGTTCTTGAAAGGGTGCAACATCAACCACGTCTGCACACGGATCGCATCCTCGCGGCCTTCGACCGCCATGAGGACCCGATTGACGGGGCGAGCGTTTCCTTTCACGATCAAGGTCGGCACCGTGGCCTGGAGCAGGACTCGGTGCGACACACTGATTTCAAAGAATTCCATCACCCGGCTGGAATCGCGTGCGCCCATTGCGATGAGGTCTGGCTTTACCGTGGCGGCGCTGCTGAGAATAAAGGAGACTGGGTCCTGGGCTTCACACAACGTCCGGATGGAGGGAGTCTCAGCCGGCAGCAAGGCACGGCACCGCTCAACCACTGGACGAACAGCATCCACTACGGCCTGACGGAATTCGATGTTCCCTTGCAGGTTGGCTGCCTGGCCCACGGCATGTACAAGCACCACGTCGTCAGGCCGGTAAAGTAACCCGATCTGTTCTATAGCGGCAAAGGCTTCATCCGACCAATCTACTCCGGCTAAGATTCGCATTGTCGCCCCTCTTTGAACTAGAAAAGCGGCTGCGGTTCCGTGCCGATGTGCTAAAAGTTATAATACCAGAATACAAACATTAATCACATACTGTGCAATAGAGGGCTGGTACTGGTGGGGTGGGGAAGCAAACACCTGGGGATATCTGCTTTGAGGAACCGGAGAGAGAAGCGAGAGAGCCCAAGAAATGGTTATGGACCGAAATAAATGAAAGCGCAGGAATCAACGATGGACGTAATGGGGTCCCTCAACCAGCCTTCGCTAAGGCTTCGGCTGGCAAGCCAAACGAGGAGAGTTGCGGCTGATAAACCCCTCCGGAATTCACTTTGGTGACCTATGACGCAGATTGTAT from Nitrospirota bacterium encodes the following:
- a CDS encoding DUF1254 domain-containing protein yields the protein MALLASFPFTAASAETDVSPAEARAIAKEAYIYSFPMVDSYRIQYAYFVNRENPEFKAPWNQIRNIPRVFTPEDKAVQTPNSDTPYSMAGLDLRAEPIVLTVPSIEKERYFSVQLIDLYTHNFDYLGSRATGNGGGSFLIAGPGWKGETPKGVTKVIRSETEIVLAAYRTQLFNPSDLDNVKKVQDGYKVQPLSAFLGQSAPKAAPVIDFIKPLTPEQQKTSLEVFNIVNFVLQFCPTHPSEKELMARFAKIGVGAGKTFNASKLSPEVKAAMEQGIADAWAAFAEFKKQADAGTVTAGDVFGTREYLKNNYLYRMTAAVLGIYGNSKQEAMYPMYSVDADGQKLDGANRYTLRFAPGQLPPVNAFWSLTMYELPASLLVANPLNRYLLNSPMLPQFKRDADGGLTLYIQNESPGADKEPNWLPAPKGPFIMFMRLYWPKAEAMNGTWKQPPLQRVK
- a CDS encoding GIY-YIG nuclease family protein; this encodes MKFVYLIQSLAVPNQRYIGITADLDERLRTHNSGGSSHTSKYRPWKIVLHLCFQDEQRAVEFERYLKSGSGHAFAKKRFW
- a CDS encoding thermonuclease family protein — translated: MSFQSVRPTGPVVSILDGDTIEVLNGHHAERIRLSGIDCPDMGQAFGKRAKQAASALAFGKEVTLRTHGYDKYERTLPMCCYRMEPTAITRWSKTVGAGGIGSMRQEIGAGRFGEGSGEAREARKGLWAESLPVPPWEWRKIKR
- a CDS encoding DUF3365 domain-containing protein is translated as MKSSSKLLRGVLMLLFGLGVAGLVLPSRATSEETSVSLPVEMVADYVHAVIEADREVYTKHVVERMQVKGVVVASENWEEMNTLLLPAQFLMESGRVMATRDIGMRYRLISLWPINKRNVASSEFEKLGLGTILTHPTKPYTGFVKVGGARYFQAVYPDLAVTQACIGCHNAHPDSPKRDFKLNDVMGAMVISIPVK
- a CDS encoding universal stress protein; this encodes MRILAGVDWSDEAFAAIEQIGLLYRPDDVVLVHAVGQAANLQGNIEFRQAVVDAVRPVVERCRALLPAETPSIRTLCEAQDPVSFILSSAATVKPDLIAMGARDSSRVMEFFEISVSHRVLLQATVPTLIVKGNARPVNRVLMAVEGREDAIRVQTWLMLHPFKNPVTVTILSVLPPLHNISEELLATLKSRIEQSKRDAEQTVNDTARALASPHIAVSTDVRVGDPVTTVCEVGHSHDLIVVSTHGRTGLNRFVCGSVSDGIIHRAGCSVLVVR